A window of Syntrophorhabdaceae bacterium genomic DNA:
TGTGCCAGGCATACCTTTGGCATCGAGCGCCTGAGCTTCCTTTGTGGCCTTGTCCTTCATGACCGCATAGAGCTTCGCCATTTCGTCTTTTGGCATGGGTATGAACTCAAGGCCGAGTGACTTCCCGAAAGCCAGACCTTCCTGGTCGGTCTTTTCAAACTCTTTGTCGGTGGCGAGTCCCCAGAACTCTATGTTGTCCTCAAAGACTTTCTTGATGTCGGGCGGAAGCTTGTTCCATGAGGCAAGGTTCATGGCCCTGCTCGCTGTATGGACGCGGTAGATACCGGTCATGGTCATGTACTTGCAGACTTCGGCGAGATGCATGGTTTTGAGCCCTTCCGGAGAGACAAGCACGCCGTCCATGATTCCTTTCTGCAACATTACGTACACTTCGGACATGGGTGAGTTTACGCCCTCGGCTCCGAATTCTTTGATGATTTCAGCGTAGTCGCCGGAGGTTTTGAACCGTGTGCCTTTCATGTCGGCGAATTTGCGGATCGGTTTCTTGGAAAGGATGTCAAAAGACGCGCCGGAGCTCCAGGCGAGGACTTTCATGCCCTTGTATTCCCCTTCAATTTCGGGAAACTTGGTCAAAAGTTCTTTGAAGACACGGCGTCCCGTTACCTGATTGGCGCCGTACATCATGAGGCTCATGCCCTTGCAAATAGCGAATCCGGACTTGGAATAATTGGGAAGGATAAAGCCGATGTCGGCTACTCCCTGGGTCAGCTCTTCAATGCCGCCGCCCTGCGGAGATATGATCTGTCCGCCGAAATAGGGTTTAATGTGCACCCGTCCGTTGGTCTCTTTCTCTATTTTTGCGATCCAGGCCCTGTCTGCATTGCTGAAGGTCATTTCCGCCGGCCAGGGCGATCCGTAGGTCAGTTCGATGACCTTGCCTTGCTGGGCTGACGTGAAAGATGGCAGGGCACAGAAAACAAGGGATAGGGCCATCAAAAGAAAAACCAGATTTCTCACTTTTTTCATCTTCTCTCCTCCTTACATTGTATGTGGGCTATTATTGTGACCTGATGTCGTTCGATCTCGTTTTGTTGCATTTTTCGTGTCCGTACATACTTGGATAAACCTAAAGACCCTGCGTGGCCAGGTACACGGCAATTTAACCCGTGTATCGTGCTGAAGATTCCCTATGTATATCCGTATACATATAGGTTTTATATCGTAGCCGTTCTGCGAAGTCAAGCCTTTTATCGGGGAGCACCGGGCGCGGCTTACACGTCCCGTCTGCGGGGGCAATGGCACGTGAGTCATACCTAATTGATAAAGACTTTCTTGTATTTTTCCAGGTCTTCGAGCGCCCTGCCGCATCCTAAGGTGACCGATGAGAGTGGATCGTCTGCAACGATCACGGTAATACCCGTCTCGTTCTCGATGCGATGCTCAAGGCCTTTGAGGAGTGCGCCGCCGCCGGTTAAGACCATACCGGTTTCATTGAGATCCGCCACAAATTCGGGGGGAAGTTTCTCCAGTGCCCGCCGTATGGCATCGATAATCGCCGCAACCGGTTCTTCAATAGCTTCCCTGACTTCTTCTTTGGGTATCTTCATGCTTTTGGGTATGCTCGTGAGGAGGTCTTTCCCCACTACATTGATGCTATCGCTCAGGGAATCGATGGGAAAGGCCGAGGCGCCCTCTATTTTAATTTTTTCGGCGGCGATCACGCCGATGGCGAGTTGGTGTTTTTTCTGAAGGTAGCGCACTATGGCCTCATCGAGCTCATCTCCGGCCACGCGAAGTGACTCGCTGTATGCGACCGCGGAGAGGCTTAAGATGGCGACCTCTGTTGTCCCTCCGCCTATATCCACGACCATGTTCCCTCTGGGGAGATCTATGGGCATACCGGCCCCGAGGGCCGCAGCCATAGGTTCCTCGATAAGAAAAACATCGCGGATGCCAACCTGGAAACATGCGTCGATAACCGCCTTCTTTTCTACCTGGGTGATCCCTGAAGGTACGCCTACCACCATTTTCGGTTTGGACACTTTCCGCTCGGTGCTCACCACCTTGAGAAAGTATTTGATCATGGCTTTTGCCACATCGAAATCTGCTATTACCCCGTCTTTCAAGGGCCTGATGGCGCTGATATTGGGCGGTGTCCTCCCTATATACTCTTTGGCTTCTTTACCCACGGCGATGACTCTGCCCGAATTGTTATCTATGGCAACGACCGAGGGCTGATTGAGAACGATTCCCTCACCCTTCATGTAGATGAGCGTGTTCGCGGTCCCAAGGTCCATGGCAAGGTGCGTGGAAAACAATCCAAACAATTCCCTGAATAGATTCATTG
This region includes:
- the dctP gene encoding TRAP transporter substrate-binding protein DctP; this encodes MKKVRNLVFLLMALSLVFCALPSFTSAQQGKVIELTYGSPWPAEMTFSNADRAWIAKIEKETNGRVHIKPYFGGQIISPQGGGIEELTQGVADIGFILPNYSKSGFAICKGMSLMMYGANQVTGRRVFKELLTKFPEIEGEYKGMKVLAWSSGASFDILSKKPIRKFADMKGTRFKTSGDYAEIIKEFGAEGVNSPMSEVYVMLQKGIMDGVLVSPEGLKTMHLAEVCKYMTMTGIYRVHTASRAMNLASWNKLPPDIKKVFEDNIEFWGLATDKEFEKTDQEGLAFGKSLGLEFIPMPKDEMAKLYAVMKDKATKEAQALDAKGMPGTKIFNEGQRLIQQYSK
- a CDS encoding rod shape-determining protein, which gives rise to MNLFRELFGLFSTHLAMDLGTANTLIYMKGEGIVLNQPSVVAIDNNSGRVIAVGKEAKEYIGRTPPNISAIRPLKDGVIADFDVAKAMIKYFLKVVSTERKVSKPKMVVGVPSGITQVEKKAVIDACFQVGIRDVFLIEEPMAAALGAGMPIDLPRGNMVVDIGGGTTEVAILSLSAVAYSESLRVAGDELDEAIVRYLQKKHQLAIGVIAAEKIKIEGASAFPIDSLSDSINVVGKDLLTSIPKSMKIPKEEVREAIEEPVAAIIDAIRRALEKLPPEFVADLNETGMVLTGGGALLKGLEHRIENETGITVIVADDPLSSVTLGCGRALEDLEKYKKVFIN